The Sorex araneus isolate mSorAra2 chromosome 5, mSorAra2.pri, whole genome shotgun sequence genome has a segment encoding these proteins:
- the DEFB129 gene encoding beta-defensin 129, producing the protein MKLLFPLFASLMLQYQVNTEILGWRKCLMGFGKCKAQCEVDEREVQKCKRKKCCVEPKVIQMIKDYLQNELSHSLEEESQSLLPAGKNDSVEKKRSVISQLSQIRSVPSLNIITPNSSLMTFSTTNPETSEPMIYIDTSTNKDSKTKRDSAMDSPLPSPPP; encoded by the exons ATGaagctccttttccctctcttcgCCAGCCTCATGCTACAGTACCAGGTGAACACAG AGATCCTCGGCTGGAGAAAATGTTTGATGGGCTTTGGGAAATGCAAAGCCCAATGTGAGGTGGATGAAAGAGAGGTGCAGAAATGCAAGAGGAAGAAATGCTGCGTGGAGCCCAAAGTGATTCAAATGATCAAAGACTATCTTCAAAATGAATTGTCTCACTCATTGGAAGAGGAATCCCAGAGTCTGCTCCCTGCTGGCAAGAATGACAGTGTGGAGAAAAAAAGGTCTGTGATAAGCCAGCTTTCCCAGATCAGAAGCGTCCCCTCTTTAAACATCATCACCCCAAATTCCAGCTTGATGACCTTTTCTACCACCAACCCCGAGACCTCAGAACCTATGATATACATCGATACTTCGACCAACAaggactccaaaacaaaaagagactcGGCCATGGactccccacttccctccccgcccccatag